A DNA window from Xanthomonas campestris pv. campestris str. ATCC 33913 contains the following coding sequences:
- the purT gene encoding formate-dependent phosphoribosylglycinamide formyltransferase has translation MTTLGTPLSPSATRVLLLGSGELGKEVAIELQRFGVEVIAADRYANAPAMQVAHRSHVLDMLDPQALRALIAQEQPHLIVPEIEAIHTETLVALEHEQGQKVIPTARAARLTMDREGIRRLAAETLGLPTSPYRFVDTAAEYREAIATVGLPCVVKPVMSSSGKGQSTLRSEADIDAAWDYAQTGGRAGAGRCIVEGFIDFDYEITLLTVRHAGGTSFCDPIGHWQKDGDYRESWQPQPMSAAALRRSQEIAQAITDELGGWGLFGVELFVKGDEVWFSEVSPRPHDTGLVTLVSQELSEFALHARAILGLPVGAENGGVIRQSGPSASCALLAHGNGVPVFDNVAEALRDPDTALRLFGKPRVDGHRRVGVTLARAGSIDAAREKARVAAAALTIQLRD, from the coding sequence ATGACCACTCTCGGCACGCCGTTGTCGCCTTCCGCCACCCGTGTGCTGTTGCTGGGCTCGGGCGAACTGGGCAAGGAGGTCGCCATCGAGCTGCAGCGCTTCGGGGTGGAAGTGATTGCCGCCGATCGGTATGCCAACGCACCGGCCATGCAGGTGGCGCATCGTTCGCACGTGCTGGACATGCTCGACCCGCAAGCCTTGCGGGCGCTGATCGCGCAGGAGCAGCCGCACCTGATCGTGCCGGAGATCGAAGCCATCCACACCGAGACCCTGGTAGCGCTGGAGCACGAGCAGGGGCAGAAGGTGATCCCCACCGCGCGTGCCGCGCGTCTGACCATGGACCGCGAAGGCATCCGTCGCCTGGCTGCCGAAACCCTGGGCCTGCCGACCTCGCCCTACCGCTTTGTCGACACCGCCGCCGAGTATCGCGAGGCGATCGCCACAGTCGGGCTGCCGTGCGTGGTCAAGCCGGTGATGTCGTCCTCGGGCAAAGGCCAGAGCACGCTGCGCAGCGAGGCGGACATCGACGCAGCCTGGGACTACGCGCAAACGGGCGGACGCGCCGGCGCCGGCCGCTGCATCGTCGAAGGCTTCATCGATTTCGATTACGAGATCACCCTGCTGACCGTGCGCCATGCCGGTGGCACCTCGTTCTGCGACCCGATCGGACATTGGCAGAAAGATGGCGACTACCGCGAAAGCTGGCAGCCGCAGCCGATGTCGGCCGCGGCGCTGCGCCGCTCGCAGGAGATTGCACAGGCAATCACTGATGAGCTGGGCGGCTGGGGGTTGTTTGGCGTGGAGCTGTTCGTCAAGGGCGACGAGGTGTGGTTCAGCGAAGTCTCGCCGCGCCCGCACGACACCGGCCTGGTCACGCTGGTGTCGCAGGAACTGAGCGAGTTCGCGCTGCACGCGCGCGCCATTCTGGGCCTGCCGGTCGGAGCGGAGAACGGCGGCGTGATCCGTCAGAGCGGTCCCTCCGCATCGTGCGCGCTATTGGCGCATGGCAACGGCGTGCCGGTGTTCGACAACGTGGCCGAGGCCTTGCGCGACCCGGACACCGCGCTGCGCCTGTTCGGCAAGCCGCGCGTGGACGGTCATCGCCGGGTTGGCGTGACGCTGGCGCGCGCCGGCAGCATCGATGCGGCGCGCGAGAAAGCGCGCGTGGCTGCCGCGGCGCTGACGATTCAGCTTCGCGATTAA
- a CDS encoding acyl-CoA thioesterase, with the protein MSEHKILARVPISVRWRDMDSMGHVNNAKYISYLEEARVRWMLGVEGVAMTDRIAPVVAATNVNYKRPLVWPNDILVELFVERLGSSSVTIGHRILDQKDEGVLYSDGNVVVVWIDTQTGKSASLPDAVRAASS; encoded by the coding sequence ATGAGCGAACACAAGATCCTGGCACGCGTTCCGATCAGCGTGCGCTGGCGCGACATGGACAGCATGGGCCACGTCAACAACGCCAAATACATTTCCTACCTGGAAGAAGCGCGCGTGCGCTGGATGCTGGGCGTGGAAGGCGTGGCGATGACCGATCGCATCGCACCGGTGGTCGCGGCCACCAACGTCAACTACAAGCGGCCGTTGGTTTGGCCCAATGACATCCTGGTGGAATTGTTCGTCGAACGCCTGGGCAGCAGCAGCGTGACCATCGGACACCGCATCCTCGACCAGAAGGACGAGGGCGTGCTGTATTCGGACGGCAACGTGGTGGTGGTGTGGATCGATACCCAGACCGGCAAGAGCGCGTCATTGCCGGATGCGGTACGCGCCGCGAGCAGCTGA
- a CDS encoding putative signal transducing protein, translating into MRKIFSSQRIETAEGVANLLRNAGIEIRISNGRSYQSKRSGQFSYLEQGNAQAHPTVWIVHANDQPRARELLRDARLLDTTRRDMPNVEYTFREGETGSSTSARSWAWRIRLVLLLVIGAVAMVVVMRHRAAPEAPAATPAAQPAPAKTPQAPAAEEDQTRVRIQPAS; encoded by the coding sequence ATGCGCAAGATTTTCAGCAGTCAACGGATCGAAACCGCCGAGGGCGTGGCCAACCTGCTGCGCAATGCCGGAATCGAGATCCGCATCAGCAATGGCCGGTCTTACCAGAGCAAGCGCAGCGGCCAGTTCAGCTATCTCGAACAAGGCAATGCGCAGGCGCATCCAACCGTGTGGATCGTGCACGCCAACGACCAACCACGTGCGCGCGAACTGTTGCGCGATGCGCGCCTGCTGGACACCACGCGCCGTGACATGCCCAACGTGGAATACACCTTCCGCGAGGGCGAGACCGGCTCAAGCACCAGCGCGCGCAGCTGGGCTTGGCGGATCCGGTTGGTGCTGTTGCTGGTGATCGGCGCCGTGGCCATGGTGGTGGTGATGCGTCACCGCGCAGCGCCCGAGGCACCGGCGGCCACGCCGGCAGCGCAACCGGCACCGGCAAAAACACCGCAAGCGCCCGCCGCGGAAGAAGACCAGACACGGGTCCGCATCCAGCCGGCCAGCTGA
- a CDS encoding RNA polymerase sigma factor — protein sequence MHADTLDAMLHHELPHAAAGCQQAYGRIVTACQNTVTAIALAITRDVAASEDIAQEAFLRAWQRLAQLHQPASFLPWLRQITRNLARDWLRSHRHRPLSGEAADLAIAMAADPSPSPAEQALQVEEERAALEIMSALPNDSREILLLYYREGQRSQQVASLLGLSDAAVRKRLSRARATVRNELLQRFDTFARGSAPGVAFATTVTAATMLAAPGTASAAIALGGIGSLGGVGKLGASGLSGSALTSGSAAGALSVLLGMPMAIALLAITGVTLTTYMSGAYLLRFATTAREAAAIRGFTRLSTLTAALTCGAPLLLRAFGAPKWLALCVLAVGMSVVCYHTLGTLPRIMQPMLERDARRRGTTRPPLLYRCMFSRSAIAVSLAAVIVPIAYRYGVLGLV from the coding sequence ATGCACGCCGACACCCTGGACGCGATGCTCCACCACGAACTGCCGCACGCCGCGGCGGGTTGTCAGCAGGCGTACGGCCGCATCGTGACTGCCTGCCAGAACACGGTCACCGCCATCGCGCTGGCGATCACGCGCGATGTAGCGGCCAGCGAGGACATTGCGCAGGAAGCATTCCTGCGTGCGTGGCAGCGGCTGGCGCAGCTGCATCAACCGGCCAGCTTCCTGCCCTGGCTGCGGCAAATTACCCGCAACCTGGCGCGCGACTGGCTGCGTAGCCACCGGCATCGCCCACTGAGCGGTGAGGCGGCGGATCTGGCCATCGCAATGGCCGCCGACCCTTCGCCCTCGCCGGCCGAACAGGCCCTGCAGGTGGAAGAAGAGCGCGCCGCGCTGGAGATCATGTCCGCGCTGCCCAACGACAGCCGCGAGATCCTGCTGCTGTACTACCGCGAGGGCCAGCGCTCGCAGCAGGTGGCCAGCCTGCTCGGGCTCAGCGATGCGGCGGTGCGCAAGCGCCTGTCGCGCGCCCGTGCCACCGTGCGTAACGAACTGCTGCAGCGCTTTGACACCTTCGCACGCGGCAGTGCACCGGGTGTAGCCTTCGCCACCACGGTGACCGCTGCCACGATGCTCGCCGCGCCCGGAACGGCAAGCGCGGCGATTGCGCTGGGGGGGATTGGCAGTCTCGGCGGCGTCGGCAAACTGGGTGCCAGCGGCCTGAGCGGATCGGCGTTGACCAGTGGCAGTGCCGCCGGTGCGCTGAGCGTCCTGCTCGGCATGCCGATGGCAATCGCCTTGCTCGCAATCACGGGCGTGACGCTGACAACCTACATGTCTGGCGCGTATCTGTTGCGCTTTGCGACCACCGCGCGGGAAGCCGCTGCGATTCGTGGTTTCACTCGCCTGAGCACCTTGACCGCTGCACTGACCTGTGGAGCACCCTTGTTGCTGCGGGCGTTCGGTGCGCCCAAGTGGCTGGCGCTCTGCGTGCTGGCAGTTGGCATGTCGGTGGTCTGTTACCACACCTTGGGCACCCTGCCGCGCATCATGCAGCCGATGCTGGAGCGCGACGCGCGTCGACGCGGCACCACCCGCCCGCCGTTACTGTACCGCTGCATGTTCAGCCGCAGCGCAATTGCAGTCAGCCTGGCTGCGGTCATCGTGCCCATCGCCTACCGCTATGGGGTGCTGGGACTGGTGTGA
- the tesB gene encoding acyl-CoA thioesterase II → MSANAEPVVSELISLLSLERLEDNLFRGQSRDIGTKYVFGGQVLGQALSAAQATVENGRQAHSLHAYFLRAGDIDHPIVYDVDRTRDGGSFSVRRVTAIQHGKVIFFCAASFQEREDGAEHQSAMPVVPPPEDIEPTAPLAPEVLARLPAKVQRWLSRGGPFEFRHVFPRDELKPPKRPPFQQMWLRLSDPVGDDVGLHQALLAYASDFQLLGTSTFPHGISYYTPNVQMASLDHALWFHRPFRTDDWLLYSLDSPTAQGSRGLARGQFFTRDGVLVASTTQEGLIRVVRDGSATAVPAKD, encoded by the coding sequence TTGTCCGCCAACGCCGAACCCGTGGTCTCCGAACTGATCAGCCTGCTCTCGCTGGAGCGGCTGGAAGACAACCTGTTCCGTGGCCAGAGCCGCGACATCGGCACCAAATACGTGTTCGGCGGCCAGGTGCTGGGCCAGGCCCTGTCCGCGGCCCAGGCCACGGTGGAGAACGGCCGCCAGGCGCACTCGCTGCACGCCTATTTTTTGCGCGCCGGCGATATCGACCACCCCATCGTCTATGACGTGGACCGCACCCGCGATGGCGGCAGTTTTTCGGTGCGCCGCGTTACCGCGATTCAGCACGGCAAGGTGATCTTCTTCTGCGCGGCCTCGTTCCAGGAACGCGAAGACGGCGCCGAGCATCAGTCGGCCATGCCGGTGGTGCCGCCGCCGGAGGACATCGAACCCACCGCGCCGCTGGCACCGGAGGTGCTGGCGCGCCTGCCGGCCAAGGTGCAGCGCTGGCTCTCGCGCGGCGGCCCGTTCGAATTCCGCCACGTGTTCCCGCGCGACGAGCTCAAGCCGCCCAAGCGGCCGCCATTCCAGCAGATGTGGCTGCGCCTGAGCGACCCGGTGGGCGATGACGTCGGCCTGCACCAGGCACTGCTGGCGTACGCATCGGATTTCCAGCTGTTGGGCACCTCGACGTTTCCGCACGGCATCAGCTATTACACGCCCAACGTGCAGATGGCCTCGCTCGATCACGCGCTGTGGTTCCATCGCCCGTTCCGCACCGACGACTGGCTGCTGTACTCGCTGGATAGCCCGACCGCACAGGGCTCGCGCGGCCTGGCGCGCGGGCAGTTCTTCACCCGCGACGGCGTGCTGGTGGCCAGCACCACCCAGGAAGGATTGATCCGGGTAGTGCGTGACGGCAGTGCCACCGCCGTGCCGGCCAAGGACTGA
- a CDS encoding endonuclease/exonuclease/phosphatase family protein, producing the protein MIRPVLLLALAALCTACAHRTAPTGQSAASTTAAPLRIATYNTSLYSDEAGGLVRELQGDSAHARKIAAVLQRVRPDLVLLNEFDFDPAHRAADLFQQRYLQVAQPGGGDALSYPYRYLAPVNTGVPSGLDLDNNGSVGGDGRSRGNDAWGYGLHPGQYGMLVLSRYPIDAQAVRSFQLLKWSALPGALRPVDPATRRPFYNDAVWAQLRLSSKSHWDVPVRTPLGVVHALVSHPTPPVFDGAEKRNAARNHDELQLWRAYLDNAADTTRWLCDDQGRCGGLERDAHFVILGDLNNDPIDGAGRHEAIRALINHPRVLKYPTPVSAGGPEKTAEYAAQGIAHTGDPHQVTGDFGPQAGTMRLDYVLPSHQFTLAGSGIFWPAGSSPDAAIADGSDHHAVWVDVAGK; encoded by the coding sequence ATGATCAGACCTGTCTTATTGCTTGCACTGGCCGCGCTTTGCACCGCCTGTGCCCACCGTACCGCCCCGACCGGGCAGAGCGCTGCATCCACCACGGCCGCCCCCTTGCGCATCGCCACCTACAACACCTCGCTGTACTCCGACGAGGCCGGCGGGCTGGTGCGTGAACTGCAGGGCGACAGCGCGCATGCGCGCAAGATCGCCGCCGTGCTGCAGCGCGTGCGCCCGGACCTGGTGCTGCTCAACGAGTTCGATTTCGACCCTGCGCATCGTGCGGCCGATCTATTCCAGCAACGCTATCTGCAAGTGGCCCAGCCCGGCGGTGGCGACGCATTGTCGTATCCATATCGCTACCTGGCACCGGTCAATACCGGCGTGCCCAGCGGCCTGGACCTGGACAACAACGGCAGCGTTGGCGGCGATGGCCGCAGCCGTGGCAACGATGCCTGGGGCTATGGGCTGCACCCTGGCCAATACGGCATGCTGGTGCTGTCGCGCTATCCGATCGATGCGCAGGCAGTGCGCAGTTTCCAGTTGCTGAAGTGGAGCGCGCTGCCCGGCGCACTGCGCCCGGTCGATCCGGCCACCCGGCGCCCGTTCTACAACGATGCGGTCTGGGCACAGCTGCGGCTGTCGTCGAAATCGCACTGGGACGTGCCGGTGCGCACGCCGCTGGGCGTGGTGCACGCATTGGTTTCGCACCCCACTCCGCCGGTATTCGACGGTGCGGAAAAGCGTAATGCCGCGCGCAACCACGACGAACTGCAACTGTGGCGCGCCTACCTGGACAACGCCGCCGACACCACGCGTTGGCTGTGCGACGACCAGGGCCGCTGTGGCGGCCTGGAACGCGACGCGCACTTCGTGATCCTGGGCGATCTCAACAACGACCCCATCGATGGCGCCGGCCGGCATGAAGCCATCCGTGCGCTGATCAATCACCCGCGCGTACTAAAGTACCCCACACCCGTCAGCGCCGGTGGCCCGGAAAAAACCGCCGAATACGCCGCACAAGGCATTGCGCATACCGGCGACCCGCACCAGGTCACCGGCGACTTCGGACCGCAGGCGGGCACGATGCGGCTGGACTACGTACTGCCATCGCATCAATTCACCCTGGCCGGCAGTGGCATCTTCTGGCCCGCCGGCAGCTCGCCGGATGCGGCGATCGCCGATGGCAGCGATCACCATGCGGTGTGGGTGGATGTGGCTGGGAAGTAA
- a CDS encoding XVIPCD domain-containing protein translates to MDKQQYTVTIVIAAPGTPLYKNGEQQVIDGEPANSGPGHMFFILDDSKSKPISYGFAPITHGEMNGPGKIYNSDAKEYHNPAYSRTIEISKEQYEKLQKFGEEPEKLGFDKEYRDVHNNCVDFTWAALNHAGLHRNKSIDVNGLLGPGGVGQLLPDVRIPLPVEGSGKDAYRPLRNIHGVESIEAPFPQSPLNKEVRHPLPADRSIQQHLLSDQQQLPSLRNPDHPGHTLFAQAQTHVQALDQANNRQSDARSDNLAGCLAVQSCKMGMNRIDDVRLSEDASHAFAVQNNPNSLGPHDQLRAHVDTVVALNTPLEQSSQNWVQAAAERAHGEQQRQIQQEQSQPHPARALT, encoded by the coding sequence ATGGATAAGCAGCAATACACCGTAACGATTGTTATCGCGGCGCCTGGCACCCCGCTATATAAAAACGGCGAACAGCAGGTTATAGATGGCGAACCGGCCAATTCCGGGCCAGGGCACATGTTTTTTATACTTGACGATAGCAAGAGCAAACCGATTAGTTATGGATTTGCTCCCATCACGCACGGCGAGATGAACGGACCAGGAAAAATCTATAACTCAGACGCTAAGGAATACCATAACCCTGCCTATTCCAGAACGATTGAAATAAGCAAAGAGCAGTATGAAAAACTGCAAAAATTCGGTGAAGAGCCGGAAAAACTGGGGTTCGACAAAGAGTACAGGGACGTGCACAACAACTGTGTCGACTTTACCTGGGCTGCACTCAATCATGCCGGGCTCCATCGCAACAAGAGCATTGATGTGAATGGATTGCTTGGGCCTGGCGGAGTCGGACAACTGCTTCCGGACGTTCGCATCCCTTTGCCGGTTGAAGGCTCGGGGAAAGATGCTTACCGCCCCTTGCGCAATATTCATGGCGTGGAAAGCATTGAGGCACCGTTTCCGCAAAGCCCGCTGAACAAAGAAGTTCGGCATCCGCTTCCGGCAGACAGATCGATCCAACAACATCTCTTGAGCGATCAGCAGCAACTGCCGTCACTCCGTAATCCCGATCATCCTGGGCACACGCTGTTCGCCCAGGCACAGACCCATGTGCAAGCTTTGGATCAGGCAAACAACCGGCAATCGGATGCGCGCAGCGACAACCTGGCTGGTTGCCTGGCGGTGCAATCCTGCAAAATGGGCATGAACCGCATCGACGACGTTCGTCTAAGCGAGGACGCCTCACATGCGTTTGCGGTACAGAACAATCCCAACTCACTGGGACCGCATGACCAGTTGCGTGCCCATGTGGATACTGTCGTTGCACTCAATACACCGCTGGAGCAAAGCAGTCAGAACTGGGTCCAGGCTGCGGCAGAACGCGCGCACGGCGAACAGCAAAGGCAGATACAGCAAGAGCAGAGCCAACCACACCCTGCAAGGGCCTTGACCTGA
- a CDS encoding arginyltransferase, whose product MGRIAWVVRPDAPCAATNIHINGRLPPPLTRQPGAFIQRTVAAVATRRRYPARMAIHADTHDDLRLFQTGEHACGYWSDRQARDLVLDPHDPRLGALYPQALAWGFRRSGDLVYRPHCERCRACVPVRIAVDAFHPDRSQRRCLARNQDLVVRVVAAERTEEQLALYRQYLQHRHPGGGMDTHGAAEFDQFLIGGWSHGRFLEIREPAVDHVPGRLLAVAVTDVTEHALSAVYTFYAPDAAARSLGTFAILEQIQWARRERRAHLYLGYWIEGHAKMNYKRRFNALEAYDGRHWRGLPAAQGSAR is encoded by the coding sequence ATGGGCCGCATCGCGTGGGTGGTGCGTCCGGACGCGCCGTGCGCTGCCACCAACATCCACATCAACGGGCGATTGCCGCCGCCGTTGACGCGCCAACCGGGCGCATTCATCCAGCGGACAGTCGCCGCCGTTGCGACGCGCAGGCGCTATCCTGCGCGCATGGCCATCCATGCCGACACCCACGACGACCTGCGCCTGTTCCAGACCGGCGAGCATGCCTGCGGGTATTGGTCCGATCGCCAGGCACGCGACCTGGTGCTGGACCCGCACGATCCACGCCTGGGCGCGCTCTATCCGCAGGCGCTGGCGTGGGGATTTCGTCGTTCCGGCGATCTTGTGTACCGCCCGCATTGCGAACGCTGCCGCGCCTGCGTGCCGGTGCGCATTGCCGTGGATGCGTTTCATCCGGACCGCAGCCAGCGCCGCTGCCTGGCGCGCAACCAGGATCTGGTGGTGCGCGTGGTCGCCGCGGAACGCACCGAAGAGCAGCTGGCGCTGTATCGCCAGTATCTGCAGCACCGGCATCCGGGCGGCGGCATGGACACGCACGGCGCGGCCGAGTTCGATCAGTTCCTGATCGGCGGCTGGTCGCACGGGCGCTTTCTGGAAATCCGCGAACCGGCCGTCGACCATGTGCCCGGCCGGCTGCTGGCGGTGGCGGTGACCGATGTCACTGAGCACGCCTTGTCGGCGGTGTACACGTTCTACGCACCGGATGCGGCTGCACGCAGCCTGGGCACCTTTGCCATCCTCGAACAGATCCAGTGGGCCAGGCGCGAACGCCGCGCGCACCTGTATCTGGGCTACTGGATCGAAGGCCACGCCAAGATGAATTACAAGCGCCGCTTCAACGCGCTGGAAGCCTACGACGGCCGTCATTGGCGCGGCCTGCCCGCGGCCCAGGGCTCGGCCCGATAG
- a CDS encoding enoyl-CoA hydratase/isomerase family protein produces MSIQILDHGRLREIRLARPPVNALDTALCQALTAAVQQVGSEVDGVVLSGSERIFSGGMDVPHLLSHGTNRGALLESWTAFFDAANALAHCPVPVVAAIGGHAPAGGCVLALCCDYRVMARSADTARPYAIGLNEVQVGLAAPEGIQRLLRRVVGAHRAERLLIAGQLVPAEEAVKIGLVDELVDGELVTARAVAWLQDLQQLPRQPMLATRAVARADLRAALAPELIQLERFIDGWYAPDAQAALHGLVARLQKA; encoded by the coding sequence ATGAGCATCCAGATCCTTGACCACGGCCGTCTTCGCGAAATCCGTCTGGCGCGCCCGCCGGTCAATGCGCTGGATACCGCGCTATGCCAGGCACTGACTGCCGCCGTGCAGCAGGTGGGAAGCGAGGTCGACGGCGTGGTGTTGTCGGGCAGCGAACGTATTTTTTCCGGTGGCATGGACGTGCCGCACCTGCTCTCGCATGGCACCAACCGCGGCGCGCTGCTGGAGAGCTGGACAGCGTTTTTCGATGCGGCCAACGCGCTGGCGCACTGCCCGGTGCCAGTGGTCGCGGCAATCGGCGGGCACGCGCCGGCCGGCGGTTGCGTGCTGGCGTTGTGCTGCGATTACCGGGTGATGGCGCGCAGCGCCGATACCGCGCGGCCGTACGCGATTGGTCTGAATGAAGTGCAGGTCGGCCTGGCCGCGCCGGAAGGCATCCAGCGCCTGTTGCGCCGCGTGGTCGGTGCGCACCGCGCCGAACGCCTGCTGATCGCCGGGCAGCTGGTGCCGGCCGAAGAGGCAGTCAAGATCGGGCTGGTCGACGAGCTGGTGGATGGCGAGCTGGTCACCGCGCGCGCCGTGGCCTGGCTGCAGGACCTGCAGCAGTTGCCGCGCCAACCGATGCTGGCCACCCGCGCGGTGGCGCGTGCCGACCTGCGCGCGGCGCTGGCGCCGGAGTTGATCCAGCTGGAGCGCTTCATCGACGGCTGGTACGCGCCGGACGCGCAGGCCGCACTGCATGGGCTGGTGGCGCGCCTGCAAAAGGCATAG
- a CDS encoding EF-hand domain-containing protein: MTSRKPFLALAVLAALSTASAFAATPPAAGDAPRPAKLDTNGDGVIDRSEAAADPRLAAKFDSLDTNKDGKLSRDERPHRRGPGRDGRGEMWAKLDANKDGRISRDEAKADPKFAARFDQMDINKDGFVDRADREQRMQQHRDAWFAKADTDKDGKLSKAEFDAASKLRGEHGPRGEHGERGEHGKRPMPAKPAAGN, encoded by the coding sequence ATGACGTCCCGCAAACCGTTTCTCGCCCTGGCCGTGCTGGCCGCGCTGTCCACCGCCAGCGCCTTCGCTGCCACCCCGCCTGCCGCAGGCGACGCACCGCGCCCGGCCAAGCTCGACACCAACGGCGATGGCGTGATCGACCGCAGCGAAGCGGCCGCGGACCCACGCCTGGCCGCCAAGTTCGACAGCCTGGATACCAACAAGGACGGCAAGCTGTCGCGCGACGAACGTCCGCACCGTCGCGGCCCGGGCCGTGATGGCCGCGGCGAAATGTGGGCCAAGCTCGATGCCAACAAGGACGGGCGCATCAGCCGTGACGAAGCCAAGGCCGACCCCAAGTTCGCCGCGCGCTTCGACCAGATGGACATCAACAAGGACGGGTTTGTCGACCGTGCCGATCGCGAGCAGCGCATGCAGCAGCACCGTGATGCCTGGTTCGCCAAGGCCGACACCGACAAGGACGGCAAGCTGAGCAAGGCCGAGTTCGATGCGGCGTCCAAGTTGCGCGGCGAACATGGTCCGCGGGGTGAACACGGCGAGCGTGGCGAGCATGGCAAGCGCCCGATGCCGGCCAAGCCGGCGGCCGGTAACTGA